In Myxococcales bacterium, the following proteins share a genomic window:
- a CDS encoding MarR family transcriptional regulator has translation MPLSETAAIDQARKLLGVWLDHPHFRVEQRDGPDLLVEDGALKLAVELKLSSEAASVSRAVAHAKRYAEGQQAVPVVATPFMGEVGKRICAEAGVSWFDLSGNASIVAPGLRVIIEGKPNKFLRRGRPSSVFAPKSARLARHLLVHHPKAFRQQDLARETGLDDGFTSRIVRRLEGDGLVGRDDSGLIRVPAPDLLLDAWSAVYSFDKHTVLRGHVTARSGDELLQKLAAQLTRSKLKHAATGLAAAWLRTEFAGFRLVSFFVGSVPNDKVLDAVGFREEPKGANVWFVLPNDEGVFDGSTKAGGIECVHPVQAYLDLLAHPERAKEAAAELRSRALKWKA, from the coding sequence GTGCCTCTCAGCGAGACCGCGGCCATCGACCAGGCAAGGAAGCTGCTCGGGGTGTGGCTCGACCACCCTCACTTCCGAGTCGAGCAGCGCGACGGGCCGGATCTCCTCGTCGAGGATGGCGCGCTCAAGCTGGCTGTGGAGCTAAAGTTGAGTTCCGAGGCGGCCAGCGTCAGCAGAGCTGTGGCGCACGCGAAACGTTACGCGGAGGGCCAGCAAGCGGTGCCCGTCGTTGCCACTCCGTTCATGGGCGAAGTCGGAAAGCGTATCTGCGCCGAAGCCGGCGTCTCGTGGTTCGATCTTTCGGGCAACGCGAGCATCGTCGCTCCGGGGCTTCGCGTCATCATTGAGGGCAAGCCCAACAAGTTCCTCAGACGGGGACGCCCGTCATCGGTATTCGCGCCAAAGAGCGCGCGATTGGCGCGGCATCTTCTGGTGCATCATCCAAAGGCGTTTCGCCAGCAAGACCTCGCTCGCGAAACCGGCCTCGATGATGGCTTCACGAGCCGCATAGTCCGGCGGCTCGAAGGCGACGGGCTCGTCGGGCGGGACGATAGCGGGCTCATTCGCGTGCCGGCTCCCGACCTGCTTCTCGATGCTTGGTCTGCCGTGTACAGCTTCGACAAGCACACCGTCCTTCGGGGGCACGTCACGGCGAGGAGCGGTGACGAGCTGCTCCAGAAGCTGGCAGCGCAGCTCACGCGCTCGAAGCTCAAACACGCCGCGACCGGGCTGGCGGCAGCGTGGCTTCGCACCGAGTTCGCCGGATTCCGCCTCGTGTCGTTCTTCGTCGGCTCAGTGCCGAACGACAAGGTGCTCGACGCCGTGGGCTTCCGCGAAGAGCCGAAGGGGGCGAACGTCTGGTTCGTGCTGCCGAACGACGAAGGCGTGTTCGACGGTTCGACGAAGGCCGGCGGAATCGAGTGCGTTCACCCCGTGCAGGCGTACCTCGATCTCCTGGCTCATCCGGAGCGGGCCAAGGAAGCCGCGGCCGAATTGAGATCTCGCGCGCTCAAGTGGAAGGCCTGA
- a CDS encoding PEGA domain-containing protein, translated as MSSARPTHHRVLAALMAGLLACSTPAGVAAQAGDEPPPAGASAPPSLADSLTGSAKTDYESGKLLFSDGDNAGAKLKFESAYAASKDPRLLWNLAACEKNLRNYSKVLELLERYLADGDEKVTEEARARAVELKKTVRGFVADVTIRVDQVGAKIAVDGEDLGTSPLSGTVRLNQGSRVLRIKKPGFEPLELTVKLNGGEAKSIDVKLLKESAQARLRVSAGQGQKIVVDGRSVGSGEWEGFLKPGSHTVQVSAPGMRSYRSEFILEPKQTKVSTVTLDPLSRDSGGSLTPWLLGGAALAVGLGVAAFFVFKKDETKSVPEAPGTVPPGQVYLSF; from the coding sequence ATGTCCTCCGCGCGCCCCACCCACCATCGTGTCCTCGCGGCCCTCATGGCCGGGTTGCTCGCGTGCTCGACCCCCGCCGGAGTCGCGGCGCAGGCCGGAGACGAACCGCCACCGGCCGGCGCGAGCGCGCCGCCGTCGCTCGCCGACTCCCTGACCGGCAGCGCAAAGACGGACTACGAGAGCGGAAAGTTGCTCTTTTCCGACGGCGATAACGCGGGCGCCAAGCTGAAGTTCGAGAGCGCGTACGCCGCATCCAAAGATCCTCGCCTCTTGTGGAACCTGGCGGCGTGCGAGAAGAACCTGCGCAACTACTCCAAGGTCCTCGAGCTTCTGGAGCGCTACCTCGCCGACGGCGACGAGAAGGTCACCGAAGAGGCCCGTGCCCGAGCCGTCGAGCTCAAGAAGACCGTGCGCGGCTTCGTCGCCGACGTGACCATTCGGGTCGACCAGGTAGGCGCGAAGATCGCGGTCGACGGCGAGGATCTCGGCACGTCCCCGCTCTCTGGCACCGTTCGACTGAACCAAGGGAGCCGAGTGCTTCGGATCAAGAAGCCCGGGTTCGAACCCTTGGAGCTGACGGTGAAGCTCAACGGGGGCGAGGCGAAGTCCATCGACGTGAAGCTGCTCAAAGAGAGCGCGCAAGCACGTCTCCGGGTGTCCGCCGGGCAAGGTCAGAAGATCGTCGTCGATGGTCGAAGTGTCGGCAGCGGTGAGTGGGAGGGCTTTCTCAAGCCCGGCAGCCACACCGTCCAGGTCAGCGCGCCGGGGATGCGCAGCTACCGCTCCGAGTTCATCTTGGAGCCCAAGCAGACGAAGGTCTCGACCGTGACGCTGGATCCCCTCTCTCGCGATTCGGGTGGCAGCCTCACGCCGTGGCTGCTCGGCGGCGCGGCCCTCGCCGTCGGGCTCGGCGTCGCTGCGTTCTTCGTCTTCAAGAAAGACGAAACCAAGTCCGTCCCCGAGGCACCGGGCACCGTGCCGCCCGGGCAGGTGTACCTCTCCTTTTGA
- a CDS encoding protein kinase — translation MLGELMADAPEPEPAFSAPVRPGDVLAKKYKVTRLLGAGGMGVVVAADDIDLDRRVAVKFLSPEGAQNANIVARFMREARAAVKITSEHVAKVIEVGRLETGEPYIVMEYLEGCDLADVVAKGALPVEEAMDYVLQACEAIAEAHAKGIVHRDLKPANLFLSKRADGSPMVKVLDFGISSMTGPAATEHALTRTGAIMGSPYYMSPEQAKSARSANAQSDIWSLGAVLYELIGGRPPFTGETMAELIAAILSVEPPALSSLCTDVPEGLDAVVLRCLSKDPGVRYATVGDLAQALAPFAPQRARVSVTRAVAVSASPRASGGLATDDTLPAGGTLVMPQTAQAKSQAANTAAAWAETRAPVASSRGKVLGAVIGALAVSVGLGVAFTRNGSTDATATPAATSATAGAAAPAEAPLTPAATPVPPGDEKPTASAAPEVSAPATNADAGRKPLATTKTPGPPPSALAVKATPEPVPSAKPGPVTKPTASAKTPSLSMPLE, via the coding sequence GTGCTCGGGGAGCTGATGGCCGACGCACCGGAGCCCGAGCCCGCCTTCTCGGCGCCGGTGCGCCCGGGCGATGTGCTCGCCAAGAAATACAAGGTCACGAGGCTGCTCGGCGCCGGCGGCATGGGCGTCGTGGTCGCCGCAGACGACATCGATCTCGATCGTCGCGTCGCGGTGAAGTTCCTCTCACCCGAGGGCGCGCAGAACGCCAACATCGTGGCGCGCTTCATGCGCGAGGCGCGCGCCGCGGTCAAGATCACGAGCGAGCATGTCGCCAAGGTGATCGAGGTCGGCCGGCTCGAGACCGGCGAGCCCTACATCGTCATGGAGTATCTCGAGGGCTGCGACCTGGCTGACGTGGTCGCCAAGGGCGCGCTGCCGGTCGAAGAGGCCATGGACTACGTGCTGCAAGCGTGTGAGGCCATCGCGGAGGCTCACGCCAAGGGCATCGTTCACCGGGATCTGAAGCCCGCGAACCTCTTTCTCTCCAAACGAGCCGATGGGTCGCCCATGGTGAAGGTGCTCGACTTCGGCATCTCCAGCATGACGGGGCCAGCCGCGACCGAGCACGCCCTGACGCGCACCGGGGCCATCATGGGCTCGCCCTATTACATGTCGCCCGAGCAAGCCAAGTCCGCGCGCTCGGCCAACGCGCAGAGCGACATCTGGTCGCTGGGCGCCGTCCTGTATGAGCTCATCGGCGGCAGACCTCCGTTCACCGGAGAGACCATGGCGGAGCTGATCGCGGCCATCTTGAGCGTGGAGCCGCCGGCGCTGAGCTCCCTCTGCACCGACGTACCGGAGGGACTCGACGCCGTCGTGTTGCGCTGCCTGAGCAAGGACCCCGGCGTCCGCTACGCCACCGTGGGAGACCTCGCTCAGGCGCTCGCCCCCTTTGCGCCCCAGCGCGCCCGCGTCTCGGTGACCCGCGCCGTCGCCGTTTCTGCGTCGCCGCGAGCCTCAGGAGGTCTGGCGACCGACGATACGCTGCCCGCGGGAGGCACCTTGGTAATGCCCCAGACGGCGCAGGCGAAGTCCCAGGCTGCAAACACGGCCGCCGCTTGGGCGGAGACGCGCGCGCCGGTCGCATCCTCTCGCGGCAAGGTACTGGGTGCGGTGATTGGCGCTCTGGCGGTGAGCGTCGGGCTTGGCGTTGCGTTCACCCGCAACGGCTCGACGGACGCCACCGCAACGCCCGCGGCGACGAGCGCGACAGCAGGCGCCGCAGCTCCGGCCGAAGCGCCGCTCACGCCGGCGGCCACGCCCGTGCCGCCGGGCGACGAGAAGCCCACCGCGAGCGCCGCGCCGGAGGTATCGGCCCCGGCGACGAACGCCGACGCAGGTCGGAAGCCGCTGGCCACGACCAAGACTCCAGGTCCACCGCCGAGCGCCCTGGCCGTGAAGGCCACCCCCGAACCGGTGCCTTCAGCCAAACCGGGACCGGTAACGAAACCCACCGCCTCTGCCAAGACCCCCTCGCTCTCCATGCCCCTCGAGTAG
- a CDS encoding transposase: MRGINLHAAQVIDGRDRRRVERLAKYITRPPIAQDRLERRQDGRLELIFKKVWRDGTRALVLEPHDLIARLVAAVPPPRFHMLRYFGVLSSHSSRRALVVPKPPVDAACHKPPPARGDQPRAARREGRCAGRAEAVGVVAGARVRGRCRDVPALLRPDEVGGGRHEPRGHHAADCGARGRPRIESAAHGESPRPRARAIGDGVRGGVRRPATSLGRRCVSRALGEGDRARQRTRRAQSAPGEPNRRRGSGCGR, translated from the coding sequence GTGCGCGGCATCAACTTGCATGCGGCGCAGGTCATCGACGGCCGAGATCGGCGACGAGTGGAGCGGCTCGCTAAATACATCACGCGCCCTCCGATCGCGCAGGACCGCCTCGAGCGCCGGCAGGACGGCAGGCTCGAGCTCATCTTCAAGAAGGTGTGGCGGGACGGCACCCGCGCGCTGGTGCTCGAGCCCCACGACCTGATTGCGCGGTTGGTGGCGGCCGTGCCGCCTCCACGCTTTCACATGCTCCGGTATTTCGGGGTGCTCTCGAGCCACTCATCGCGCCGGGCCCTCGTCGTGCCCAAGCCGCCCGTGGATGCGGCCTGTCACAAGCCACCTCCGGCTCGAGGCGATCAGCCTCGAGCTGCTCGGCGAGAAGGACGATGCGCCGGTCGGGCGGAAGCGGTGGGCGTGGTTGCTGGCGCACGTGTTCGCGGCCGATGTCGAGACGTGCCCGCGTTGCTCCGGCCCGATGAGGTGGGCGGAGGTCGCCACGAGCCGCGCGGCCATCACGCGGCTGATTGCGGAGCACGAGGACGGCCTCGGATCGAGAGCGCCGCCCACGGCGAGAGTCCCCGTCCGCGTGCCCGAGCAATTGGGGATGGGGTTCGGGGAGGGGTGAGGCGACCGGCGACTTCGCTGGGGCGGAGGTGTGTGTCGCGCGCGCTTGGCGAGGGTGATCGAGCTCGGCAGAGGACCCGGCGAGCCCAATCGGCGCCCGGCGAGCCCAATCGGCGCCGGGGGTCGGGGTGCGGGAGGTGA
- a CDS encoding IS4 family transposase, whose product MARARASQIVATIASVLPPARVIELARELGVVKRQRKVDIVHFVQALVLGFSLDRVRSLSGLRRAYQLLAGATLARSSFHGRFTAELVQLMRQLADEALGKTTGAKEKLRKAFKPFADVLAIDSCIIRLHAGLAKHYPSVWTHHTPASAKLTMVCNVVGRGPRTLQISPGSTHDVHLLKPGGWVRGKLLIFDLGFYRAMLFKSIAEHDGYFLCRLKKQGNPTIVKSHRPDHAHLVNKKLRDCQHAIADDVIDVEGEVSYVLRRKKITHHTAQFRIVAIYNHELGLWHRYITNAPPEMMPAESITAIYAGRWEIELLFRELKSAYRIHEMPSGNRYASETLLYSAILTLLVSRRLHRLVRTIAELDWLDSRLIGGRGSWPA is encoded by the coding sequence ATGGCTCGTGCCCGAGCAAGCCAGATTGTCGCGACAATTGCCAGCGTTTTGCCGCCCGCGCGAGTCATCGAGCTCGCTCGCGAGCTCGGCGTCGTCAAGCGTCAGCGCAAAGTCGACATCGTGCACTTTGTGCAAGCACTGGTGCTCGGCTTCAGCCTGGATCGAGTGCGCAGCCTGAGTGGGTTGCGTAGAGCCTATCAGCTCCTCGCCGGTGCGACGCTGGCTCGCTCGTCTTTTCACGGCAGATTCACTGCCGAGCTCGTGCAGTTGATGAGGCAGCTCGCTGACGAGGCGCTCGGCAAGACCACTGGCGCCAAGGAGAAGCTGCGCAAGGCTTTCAAACCGTTCGCCGATGTCCTGGCGATCGACTCGTGCATCATTCGCCTCCACGCTGGTCTCGCGAAGCACTACCCGTCCGTCTGGACCCACCACACGCCGGCATCGGCCAAGCTCACGATGGTGTGCAATGTGGTGGGTCGCGGCCCGCGGACCCTTCAGATCAGTCCGGGAAGCACCCACGACGTGCACTTGCTGAAGCCCGGAGGCTGGGTGCGAGGGAAGCTGTTGATCTTCGACCTGGGCTTCTACCGAGCAATGTTGTTCAAGAGCATCGCTGAGCACGACGGCTACTTTCTTTGCCGATTGAAGAAACAAGGCAACCCCACCATCGTCAAGAGTCACCGTCCGGACCACGCTCATCTAGTGAACAAGAAGCTCCGCGACTGCCAGCACGCCATCGCCGACGACGTGATCGATGTCGAGGGCGAAGTCTCGTACGTCTTGCGGCGCAAGAAGATCACGCACCACACGGCTCAATTCCGAATCGTCGCGATTTACAATCACGAGCTCGGGCTCTGGCATCGCTACATCACGAACGCTCCGCCCGAGATGATGCCGGCCGAGAGCATCACGGCGATCTACGCGGGGCGCTGGGAGATCGAACTCCTGTTTCGAGAGCTGAAGAGCGCCTACCGCATCCACGAAATGCCCAGTGGCAACCGCTACGCGTCAGAAACCCTGCTCTACTCCGCGATCCTAACGCTCCTGGTCAGCCGCAGACTGCATCGGCTCGTGAGGACGATCGCGGAGCTCGACTGGCTCGACTCCCGTTTGATCGGTGGGCGCGGATCCTGGCCAGCGTGA
- a CDS encoding nucleotidyl transferase AbiEii/AbiGii toxin family protein yields the protein MDGLDDALRVIASLNQAGVDYIVVGGVALNLHGLVRATEDLDLFVRPDPENVERLRRALRAVWDDPEIEQITAEDLCGDYPVVRYGPPEGTLYLDILTRVGEATQFSDLRFQEKEIEGVRVRVATPATLYRMKKDTVRPIDRADVLALRSAFDLEEED from the coding sequence GTGGACGGTCTCGACGACGCATTGCGCGTGATTGCCAGCCTGAACCAGGCGGGCGTCGACTACATCGTCGTCGGCGGTGTGGCGCTCAACCTTCATGGACTGGTGCGTGCCACCGAGGATCTCGACCTGTTCGTTCGCCCGGACCCGGAGAACGTCGAGCGCTTGCGGCGCGCGCTCAGGGCCGTTTGGGACGACCCGGAGATCGAGCAGATTACTGCCGAGGACCTGTGTGGAGATTACCCGGTCGTCAGGTATGGGCCGCCGGAGGGCACCCTCTACCTCGACATCCTGACGAGGGTTGGTGAGGCCACGCAGTTCTCGGACCTACGGTTCCAGGAGAAAGAAATAGAGGGTGTGCGTGTTCGAGTGGCAACCCCCGCGACGCTCTATCGCATGAAGAAGGACACTGTACGCCCCATCGACCGGGCCGATGTCCTAGCGCTCCGGTCGGCGTTCGACCTGGAAGAAGAAGATTGA
- a CDS encoding transposase, with translation MHLWVFSVAGFIQRSQQQVIEYLLEENRVLREQLNGRRLKRYLIHDRDPLFTQTFTKILVTAGVKTVKLPARGPNLNAYAERFVRSIRHECLRRVIPLGEQHLRQIVAEYVEHYHLERTTRASGYGSKPGTISGNCYGALAPRRMRSVVARMRSSFASSIVRKRRTPGRGLNGKNERERDHNTRMRALRSASLTLSGLGTSLTDRYLNSGMSSSIFFFQVERRPER, from the coding sequence ATGCATCTTTGGGTCTTCAGCGTTGCTGGCTTCATCCAGCGCAGCCAGCAACAGGTCATCGAGTACTTGCTCGAGGAGAATCGCGTGCTTCGCGAGCAACTCAATGGGCGTCGCCTTAAGCGCTACCTCATTCACGACCGAGACCCGCTGTTCACGCAGACATTCACCAAGATTCTCGTCACGGCCGGCGTGAAGACCGTGAAGTTGCCGGCCAGGGGCCCGAATTTGAACGCTTACGCGGAAAGGTTCGTTCGATCAATCAGGCACGAGTGCCTGCGGCGTGTCATCCCGCTCGGCGAGCAGCACTTGCGGCAGATCGTCGCCGAGTACGTGGAGCACTACCATCTCGAGAGAACCACCAGGGCCTCGGGGTACGGGAGCAAGCCTGGGACCATCTCGGGCAACTGCTACGGGGCGCTCGCCCCACGCCGCATGCGCTCCGTCGTGGCCCGCATGCGGTCGTCGTTTGCGTCCTCTATCGTTCGGAAGCGTCGCACACCTGGACGCGGCTTGAACGGAAAGAACGAGCGTGAGCGCGACCACAACACCCGGATGCGCGCGCTCAGGAGCGCGTCACTGACTCTCTCGGGCCTGGGAACGTCGCTGACCGATCGGTATTTGAACAGCGGCATGTCTTCCTCAATCTTCTTCTTCCAGGTCGAACGCCGACCGGAGCGCTAG
- a CDS encoding alpha/beta hydrolase: MARQQLPHAVVDGSRIVYSESGSGPPLLMLHGYPQNHRAWRHQQQALSRTRRVIVPDWLGWGDSDRNLQLSVDFEAEVARVAAFLDVLGLERVDLAGHDYGGLLALGFVQRYPDRVASLVILNSRAHRTFPGMYYWVTAVVGVLARSRALRWLLWCAPLYSIHRLGFARFIRRRCFDAELVESYIGVLRGPGKRWWVKLFADYELKPIPELGRRLAEIRCKTLLLWGTDDGWCPVAIAEDLAASIPDAELVRIEGADHFVMEERPTDVTRALERFLSSAADHNTQA; this comes from the coding sequence ATGGCCCGCCAACAGCTGCCACACGCGGTCGTCGACGGCTCGCGCATCGTGTACTCGGAGTCCGGGAGCGGACCACCGCTACTGATGCTGCATGGATACCCGCAGAATCACCGTGCTTGGCGGCACCAACAACAGGCGCTCTCCCGCACCCGCCGCGTGATCGTGCCCGACTGGCTGGGTTGGGGCGACTCGGATCGCAACCTCCAGCTGTCCGTTGACTTCGAAGCCGAGGTCGCCCGGGTAGCCGCCTTCCTCGATGTGCTCGGACTCGAGCGCGTGGACCTCGCAGGGCACGACTACGGCGGGCTCTTGGCGCTCGGCTTCGTGCAGCGCTACCCCGACCGAGTGGCCAGCTTGGTGATCCTCAACTCGCGCGCTCACCGAACCTTCCCGGGCATGTATTACTGGGTGACAGCAGTGGTTGGGGTGTTGGCACGCAGCCGCGCGCTCCGCTGGCTCTTGTGGTGTGCGCCGCTCTACTCGATCCACCGCCTGGGCTTTGCACGTTTCATTCGTCGCCGCTGTTTCGACGCCGAGCTCGTCGAATCGTACATTGGCGTCTTGCGCGGACCGGGCAAGCGGTGGTGGGTGAAACTGTTCGCCGACTACGAGCTAAAACCCATTCCCGAGCTCGGCCGCCGACTCGCTGAAATTCGCTGCAAGACCCTGCTACTCTGGGGGACGGACGATGGCTGGTGTCCGGTAGCGATCGCAGAAGACCTGGCGGCGTCCATCCCCGACGCCGAGCTGGTCCGAATCGAGGGCGCCGACCACTTCGTGATGGAGGAGCGCCCGACCGACGTCACTCGGGCGCTCGAGCGCTTCTTGTCATCGGCTGCGGACCACAATACCCAGGCGTGA
- a CDS encoding DUF86 domain-containing protein, whose amino-acid sequence MVRAEVAGQKIARADAWLRDVEELLGVSVELLASDARRADLASFYLFLAIQEAIDLAAHWLADAGWPPPDDVGSTFDVLAQRGGITPELAGAMRAIVRVRNRIAHGYSTVDPGRIRAEAPTGVAALREFLAAVAAASRS is encoded by the coding sequence GTGGTGCGCGCTGAGGTCGCCGGGCAGAAGATCGCGCGGGCGGATGCCTGGTTGCGCGACGTAGAGGAGCTCCTCGGCGTGAGCGTGGAGCTCTTGGCCAGTGACGCGCGCCGAGCGGACCTGGCGTCTTTCTACCTGTTCCTGGCGATCCAGGAGGCGATCGATCTGGCGGCGCACTGGCTAGCGGACGCGGGTTGGCCGCCGCCAGACGATGTCGGCTCGACGTTCGACGTTCTGGCTCAGCGAGGTGGCATCACGCCGGAGCTCGCCGGCGCGATGCGTGCCATCGTGCGGGTTCGCAATCGCATCGCGCACGGGTACTCCACCGTGGACCCCGGGCGGATCCGAGCGGAAGCGCCCACGGGCGTCGCCGCCCTCCGCGAGTTCCTGGCGGCGGTCGCGGCGGCGTCGCGCAGCTGA
- a CDS encoding nucleotidyltransferase domain-containing protein: MDLVQHLQQLLAEEPRVELALLFGSHASGRATSASDVDLGVRFAPGLCPTERRSLANRLERGLCAPLDLIDLDDAPPLLRMEMARAGVVVKEVKPGSWVSFRARAMLDWWDFAPYARLIQSAAIARLKGLERGAR; the protein is encoded by the coding sequence ATGGATCTGGTCCAGCACCTCCAGCAGCTCTTGGCGGAAGAGCCGCGGGTCGAGCTCGCACTGCTGTTCGGCTCGCACGCCAGCGGGCGCGCCACGTCCGCGAGCGATGTCGACCTCGGCGTGCGGTTCGCGCCGGGTCTATGCCCGACCGAGCGCCGGTCGCTCGCCAATCGGCTGGAGCGAGGCCTGTGCGCCCCGCTCGACCTGATCGATCTGGATGATGCGCCTCCGCTCTTGCGCATGGAGATGGCACGCGCCGGTGTCGTCGTGAAGGAGGTGAAGCCGGGCAGCTGGGTGAGCTTCCGCGCCAGGGCGATGCTCGACTGGTGGGACTTCGCGCCATACGCGCGACTCATCCAGAGCGCGGCCATCGCCCGGCTGAAGGGTCTCGAACGTGGTGCGCGCTGA
- a CDS encoding nucleotidyltransferase produces MDLPPDFRDLLAELGRADVEYVLVGGWAVAFHGRPRATKDIDFVLRGTPENLERAAEALGAFGAPASICAAVRTMAPSDVVYLGQAPLRVDFLREISGVTAEDLFARATSVVLDQLPLRVASIDDLIANKRTVGRPQDLIDVAFLERARDQRK; encoded by the coding sequence ATGGACCTCCCCCCCGACTTCAGAGACTTGTTGGCGGAGTTAGGCCGCGCGGACGTTGAGTACGTCCTGGTAGGCGGCTGGGCAGTGGCCTTCCACGGGCGCCCCCGCGCCACCAAGGACATCGACTTCGTGCTGCGTGGGACACCGGAGAATCTCGAGCGTGCGGCCGAGGCGCTCGGGGCGTTTGGCGCTCCCGCTTCAATCTGCGCGGCCGTGCGCACCATGGCGCCGAGCGACGTGGTCTACTTGGGCCAGGCGCCGCTTCGCGTCGACTTCCTGCGGGAGATATCCGGCGTCACGGCTGAAGACCTGTTTGCGCGCGCGACGAGTGTCGTGCTCGACCAACTCCCGTTGCGGGTGGCGAGCATCGACGACCTGATAGCCAACAAGCGGACAGTCGGGCGACCGCAGGACTTGATTGACGTCGCGTTCCTCGAGAGAGCGCGGGACCAGCGCAAATAG